The Agarilytica rhodophyticola genome has a window encoding:
- a CDS encoding methyl-accepting chemotaxis protein has product MSLSIKNKLLSLTLLPVLMLSIVMIGVMIRSTAQLNSVQVERTQDLLLAEKREVLKALMNVVVTAVKPIYDQGLPAEEAIKYMREISYPGGGYIFGYSDTGVRIFNGSNTAGVGNSYWDLKDVNNVYLIRDLVSAGKKNGFGDGNEFVQYHFPRLGEKTPLPKLSFSTYFPNWNMMVGTGFYIDDVDATVQTVRDDIDAARQDIIMSMVIITVLLALCAGIVGYFVKGSIINPILGISDSIQKLAAGGGDLTQRIKSKDQHEIGCLATNLNSLLHALQDIISKVKTVAQDVKNETSTMADRADTISDVTNQQHSESDLVANAVAQMAETATVVASSSERASDAAKQADESRLNGLETVKASSVAMSELVSEINRAQEVIAGVGSEVDNISGILQVIETIAEQTNLLALNAAIEAARAGEQGRGFAVVADEVRSLASKTRQSTEEIKQMIGKLQEGSKAAVSVMEVSTGKSATAEQRVQETSQALDTISGAVQTISDMNSQIAHSAIEQQRASDEINQRIAAISGHVTKMSEVADQNGQGYHLLTSKTQELDDVVGQFKV; this is encoded by the coding sequence ATGTCTTTATCAATTAAGAACAAGTTGCTGAGTTTAACCTTACTTCCTGTTTTAATGCTATCCATAGTTATGATTGGCGTGATGATCCGCAGCACTGCCCAGCTTAATAGTGTTCAGGTCGAACGTACACAAGACTTGCTACTTGCAGAAAAGCGCGAAGTTTTAAAGGCACTAATGAACGTTGTAGTGACGGCTGTGAAACCCATTTACGACCAAGGTTTGCCAGCGGAAGAGGCGATCAAGTATATGAGAGAAATTAGCTACCCCGGAGGTGGCTATATCTTTGGGTACTCAGATACAGGTGTAAGAATTTTTAATGGTAGCAACACCGCCGGTGTAGGTAATAGCTATTGGGATTTAAAAGATGTTAATAACGTATATTTAATTCGTGATCTGGTCAGTGCGGGCAAGAAAAATGGCTTTGGTGATGGCAATGAATTTGTACAGTACCATTTCCCTCGTTTAGGAGAGAAAACACCTCTGCCCAAGTTGTCTTTCTCAACTTACTTTCCCAATTGGAATATGATGGTTGGGACAGGTTTTTATATCGACGATGTGGATGCGACTGTACAAACAGTAAGAGATGACATCGATGCCGCGCGACAAGACATCATTATGTCGATGGTCATCATCACCGTTTTGTTGGCGCTCTGTGCTGGTATCGTCGGCTATTTTGTAAAAGGCTCCATTATCAACCCTATTTTGGGTATCAGTGATTCCATCCAAAAACTAGCCGCAGGCGGTGGCGACTTAACACAGCGGATTAAATCTAAAGATCAACATGAAATAGGTTGCTTAGCTACTAACCTAAACTCTTTACTACATGCCTTGCAAGATATTATCTCTAAGGTAAAAACCGTGGCGCAGGATGTGAAAAATGAAACCAGTACCATGGCTGATCGCGCCGATACCATTTCTGATGTGACCAACCAACAGCACTCCGAATCTGACCTAGTTGCCAATGCCGTTGCACAAATGGCAGAGACTGCAACAGTTGTCGCCAGTAGTTCAGAGCGGGCTTCTGATGCCGCCAAGCAGGCAGACGAGAGTCGGCTTAATGGGCTGGAGACGGTAAAAGCCAGCAGTGTGGCAATGTCCGAACTTGTCAGTGAAATTAATCGTGCGCAAGAGGTGATTGCGGGAGTTGGTAGTGAAGTGGACAATATCAGTGGCATCCTCCAGGTCATTGAAACTATCGCTGAGCAAACTAACTTGCTTGCACTAAATGCTGCTATTGAGGCCGCTCGCGCAGGGGAGCAGGGGAGAGGATTTGCTGTGGTGGCGGATGAAGTACGCAGTCTCGCCAGTAAAACCCGCCAGAGTACGGAAGAGATCAAGCAGATGATTGGTAAGCTGCAAGAGGGGTCTAAAGCGGCAGTGTCTGTAATGGAAGTTAGCACTGGCAAAAGTGCAACCGCAGAGCAGCGGGTACAGGAGACTTCACAGGCTTTGGATACTATTTCCGGTGCAGTACAGACGATTAGTGATATGAACTCTCAGATTGCACATTCCGCTATAGAACAGCAGCGAGCTAGTGATGAGATCAATCAGCGTATTGCGGCTATCTCAGGGCATGTAACTAAGATGTCAGAAGTGGCAGATCAAAATGGTCAAGGCTATCACCTGTTAACCAGTAAAACTCAAGAACTCGACGATGTAGTCGGACAATTTAAAGTATGA
- a CDS encoding FxsA family protein: protein MHPIVLLFVVMPILEMVVLIKVGGVIGVFPTVGLVFLTAVVGVAMLRRQGLSTILRAQQKMHSGELPLSEMVEGIFLAVGGALLLTPGFVTDALGFCCLIPFTRQFVIGMGMKVFKPYVVAKQMKTPSQHHETIDGEFKREE from the coding sequence TTGCATCCTATCGTTTTACTTTTTGTCGTAATGCCAATTTTGGAAATGGTCGTCTTGATCAAAGTTGGTGGTGTCATCGGGGTTTTTCCTACAGTTGGTTTAGTATTTTTAACCGCTGTGGTTGGTGTGGCCATGCTTCGTAGGCAGGGCTTGAGTACTATTTTGCGCGCACAGCAGAAAATGCACTCTGGTGAACTGCCCCTTAGTGAGATGGTTGAAGGTATCTTCTTAGCTGTTGGAGGAGCATTGCTGTTAACCCCGGGATTTGTCACTGATGCTCTCGGCTTTTGCTGTTTAATTCCTTTCACAAGGCAATTTGTTATTGGTATGGGAATGAAAGTTTTTAAGCCTTACGTGGTAGCAAAGCAGATGAAAACTCCTTCACAACACCATGAAACAATCGATGGTGAATTTAAACGTGAAGAATAG
- the groES gene encoding co-chaperone GroES, producing MKIRPLHDRVVVRRKEEEETTAGGIVLPGSAKEKPNQGVVVAVGSGRVLDSGETRPVDVKEGDIVVFGKYAGSDTIEIDGEELVILSESDIKAIVE from the coding sequence ATGAAAATTCGTCCTTTACACGATCGTGTTGTGGTTCGCCGCAAGGAAGAAGAAGAAACTACTGCTGGTGGTATCGTATTACCTGGTTCTGCTAAAGAGAAGCCAAATCAAGGTGTAGTAGTTGCCGTGGGCTCAGGCCGCGTATTGGATAGCGGTGAAACGCGCCCAGTTGACGTAAAAGAAGGTGACATCGTAGTTTTTGGCAAATATGCCGGTAGTGACACTATCGAAATCGATGGCGAGGAATTGGTAATCCTCAGCGAAAGCGATATTAAAGCGATAGTTGAATAA
- the groL gene encoding chaperonin GroEL (60 kDa chaperone family; promotes refolding of misfolded polypeptides especially under stressful conditions; forms two stacked rings of heptamers to form a barrel-shaped 14mer; ends can be capped by GroES; misfolded proteins enter the barrel where they are refolded when GroES binds), protein MAKIVKFGDDARQLMLEGVNVLADAVKTTLGPKGRNVVLDKSFGAPTVTKDGVSVAKEIELEDKYQNMGAQMVKEVASKASDDAGDGTTTATVLAQAIVNEGLKSVAAGMNPMDLKRGIDKAVAAAVEHVKSIAQPCEDGKSIAQVGTISANSDSHVGEIIASAMEKVGKEGVITVEEGNSLENELDVVEGMQFDRGYLSPYFVTNQENMSVELESPFILLVDKKISNIRELLPTLEAVAKAGKPLIIIAEDVEGEALATLVVNNMRGIVKVAACKAPGFGDRRKAMLQDIAILTGGTVISEEVGLDLENTTLEHLGSAKRVTMSKENSVIVDGAGQAADIQARVAQIRAQIEETSSDYDREKLQERVAKLAGGVAVIKVGAATEVEMKEKKARVEDALHATRAAVEEGVVPGGGVALVRAAAAITDLKGDNEDQNHGINAALRALQAPLRQIVANTGDEPAVVLERVSLEEGNFGYNAGTGEYGDMIAMGILDPAKVTRTAVQAAGSIAGLMITTEAMVADKPEEKGAPAAPDMGGMGGMGGMGGMM, encoded by the coding sequence ATGGCGAAAATTGTAAAGTTTGGTGATGATGCACGTCAGCTGATGTTAGAAGGCGTAAACGTTCTGGCGGATGCGGTGAAGACCACTTTAGGCCCTAAAGGTCGCAATGTTGTTTTGGATAAATCTTTTGGCGCACCGACCGTGACTAAAGACGGTGTTTCTGTTGCTAAAGAAATTGAGCTAGAAGACAAGTACCAAAACATGGGTGCGCAGATGGTTAAAGAAGTGGCTTCTAAAGCTTCTGATGATGCCGGTGACGGTACTACCACTGCAACTGTACTTGCACAGGCGATTGTTAATGAAGGCCTTAAGTCTGTTGCTGCTGGCATGAACCCAATGGATCTTAAGCGTGGTATCGACAAGGCAGTTGCCGCAGCTGTTGAACATGTTAAGTCTATCGCTCAACCATGTGAAGACGGAAAATCTATTGCCCAAGTAGGTACTATTTCTGCTAACTCTGATTCTCACGTAGGTGAAATCATTGCAAGTGCGATGGAAAAAGTGGGTAAAGAAGGTGTTATCACTGTTGAAGAAGGTAATAGCCTTGAAAATGAACTGGATGTTGTTGAAGGTATGCAGTTCGATCGTGGTTATCTTTCTCCTTACTTTGTCACTAATCAAGAAAATATGTCTGTTGAGCTTGAAAGCCCATTCATCTTATTAGTTGATAAGAAAATTTCTAACATTCGCGAATTATTGCCAACGCTTGAAGCCGTAGCAAAAGCGGGTAAGCCTCTCATTATCATCGCAGAAGATGTTGAAGGTGAAGCATTGGCGACCTTGGTTGTCAACAATATGCGCGGTATTGTTAAAGTAGCTGCATGTAAAGCACCAGGCTTCGGCGACCGTCGTAAAGCTATGTTGCAAGATATCGCTATCTTAACTGGCGGTACTGTTATTTCTGAAGAAGTCGGTTTGGATCTTGAAAATACTACTCTTGAGCACCTAGGTTCTGCCAAGCGCGTTACTATGTCTAAAGAGAACAGCGTTATTGTTGACGGCGCTGGTCAAGCGGCTGATATCCAAGCGCGTGTTGCTCAAATCCGTGCGCAAATCGAAGAGACCTCTTCTGATTACGATCGTGAAAAACTTCAAGAGCGTGTTGCTAAACTTGCCGGCGGTGTTGCTGTGATCAAAGTAGGTGCTGCTACCGAAGTTGAAATGAAAGAGAAGAAAGCGCGTGTTGAAGATGCCTTACACGCAACTCGTGCTGCGGTTGAAGAAGGTGTTGTACCTGGAGGTGGTGTTGCACTTGTTCGCGCTGCCGCTGCTATTACAGACCTTAAAGGTGACAACGAAGACCAAAACCACGGTATTAACGCTGCCTTGCGTGCATTACAAGCTCCTCTTCGCCAAATCGTTGCTAACACTGGTGATGAGCCTGCTGTGGTATTGGAGCGAGTAAGCTTGGAAGAAGGTAACTTTGGTTACAATGCAGGTACTGGTGAGTACGGCGATATGATTGCTATGGGTATTCTTGATCCTGCTAAAGTAACTCGCACAGCTGTACAAGCTGCAGGTTCTATCGCAGGCTTAATGATCACTACAGAAGCTATGGTTGCTGATAAGCCAGAAGAGAAAGGCGCTCCAGCTGCTCCAGATATGGGTGGCATGGGCGGAATGGGTGGCATGGGCGGCATGATGTAA
- the sodB gene encoding superoxide dismutase [Fe] has product MAFELPELPYAKDALAPHISAETLDFHYGKHHQTYVTKLNGLVPGTEFEGKTLEEVVKTSSGGVFNNAAQIWNHTFYWNCLSPNGGGEPSGALADAINSAFGSFEKFKEEFTNSAINNFGSSWTWLVKKSDGSVAIVNTSNAATPLTDSDVTPLLTVDLWEHAYYIDYRNARPAYMEAFWALVNWDFASKNLG; this is encoded by the coding sequence ATGGCTTTTGAATTACCCGAATTACCTTATGCAAAAGATGCACTTGCCCCTCATATCTCAGCTGAGACTTTGGATTTCCACTATGGTAAGCACCATCAAACTTACGTGACTAAGCTAAATGGTTTGGTTCCTGGTACTGAGTTTGAGGGCAAAACACTTGAAGAAGTTGTTAAAACATCGTCTGGTGGTGTTTTTAACAATGCTGCGCAAATTTGGAACCATACTTTCTATTGGAACTGCTTGAGCCCCAATGGAGGAGGTGAGCCCTCAGGTGCATTAGCTGATGCAATAAACAGCGCTTTTGGATCTTTTGAGAAGTTTAAAGAAGAGTTTACTAACTCTGCGATTAACAACTTTGGCTCTTCATGGACATGGTTGGTTAAAAAATCCGATGGCTCAGTTGCTATCGTTAACACATCTAATGCTGCGACGCCTTTGACCGATAGTGATGTAACACCGCTATTAACGGTTGATTTATGGGAGCACGCTTACTATATCGACTATCGCAACGCACGTCCTGCCTATATGGAAGCTTTTTGGGCTCTGGTTAACTGGGATTTTGCCAGCAAAAACTTAGGCTAA
- a CDS encoding fumarate hydratase, translating to MTTVIRQDDIIASVADALQFISYYHPKDFIDGVHQAYQREESKAAKDAMAQILINSRMCAQGKRPICQDTGIVTAFVNVGMECKIEGDMSFDDIINEGVRRAYQHPDNVLRASILADPDGARKNTGDNTPAVIHYKIVPGDKVEVHVAAKGGGSEAKSKFAMLNPSDSVVDWVLKMVPQMGAGWCPPGMLGIGIGGTAEKAMLLAKEALLDPIDIQDLQARGASNRAEELRLELYDKVNALGIGAQGLGGLTTVLDIKIKDYPSHAANKAIAIIPNCAATRHAHFVLDGSGPALQTPPSLDDWPEVSWDVGDSVRRVNLNEVTKDDLLEWQPGETILLSGKLLTGRDAAHKRLVDMIAKGEPMPVDFTDRFIYYVGPVDPVREEVVGPAGPTTATRMDKFTRTVLESTGLIGMVGKAERGPSGIEAIRDNKAVYLMAVGGAAYLVSKAITNAKVLAFEDLGMEAIYEFDVKDMPVTVAVDTKGEAVHETGPKIWQAKIEERVVEVK from the coding sequence ATGACTACGGTTATTCGCCAAGATGACATCATCGCAAGTGTTGCTGATGCCCTGCAGTTTATTTCTTACTATCACCCTAAAGATTTTATCGACGGTGTTCATCAAGCCTACCAAAGAGAAGAGAGCAAAGCGGCAAAAGATGCCATGGCGCAAATCTTGATCAACTCTCGCATGTGTGCCCAAGGTAAACGTCCAATCTGCCAGGATACGGGTATCGTGACAGCATTTGTCAATGTAGGGATGGAATGCAAAATCGAAGGTGATATGAGTTTTGATGACATTATCAATGAGGGGGTGCGTCGCGCTTATCAGCATCCAGATAATGTTTTGCGGGCTTCTATATTGGCTGACCCTGATGGTGCAAGAAAGAATACCGGTGACAATACTCCAGCGGTTATTCACTACAAGATTGTTCCTGGTGATAAGGTCGAGGTGCATGTTGCTGCCAAAGGCGGCGGTTCGGAAGCTAAGTCGAAATTTGCCATGTTGAATCCTTCTGATTCTGTTGTGGATTGGGTGTTAAAGATGGTGCCGCAGATGGGGGCTGGTTGGTGTCCTCCAGGAATGCTGGGTATCGGTATTGGGGGCACGGCAGAGAAAGCCATGCTTTTGGCCAAAGAAGCCTTACTTGACCCCATTGATATTCAAGATCTGCAAGCGCGCGGCGCTAGTAATCGTGCTGAAGAATTGCGCCTTGAGCTTTATGATAAAGTCAACGCCCTAGGTATCGGCGCACAAGGTTTAGGTGGTTTAACTACCGTACTTGATATCAAAATTAAGGACTACCCCAGCCATGCTGCTAACAAGGCAATAGCTATCATTCCCAACTGTGCAGCAACCCGTCACGCGCATTTTGTGCTCGATGGCTCGGGCCCTGCTTTGCAAACCCCACCTAGCCTTGATGATTGGCCTGAAGTAAGTTGGGATGTTGGCGATAGCGTACGACGAGTTAACCTCAATGAAGTTACCAAAGACGATCTATTAGAGTGGCAACCGGGTGAAACTATTCTGCTTTCGGGTAAATTGCTCACTGGGCGTGATGCTGCCCACAAACGGCTAGTGGATATGATTGCTAAAGGCGAACCTATGCCAGTGGACTTTACCGATCGTTTTATCTATTACGTTGGCCCGGTGGATCCTGTGCGCGAAGAAGTGGTGGGGCCTGCAGGTCCAACTACGGCGACACGTATGGATAAGTTTACCCGCACCGTATTGGAAAGCACCGGCTTAATCGGCATGGTAGGGAAGGCTGAGCGCGGCCCCAGTGGTATCGAGGCTATACGCGATAATAAAGCAGTATATTTGATGGCAGTAGGTGGCGCTGCCTACCTAGTCTCTAAGGCCATTACCAACGCAAAAGTACTTGCCTTTGAAGATTTGGGAATGGAAGCAATTTATGAGTTTGATGTGAAAGATATGCCTGTAACGGTGGCAGTGGATACTAAAGGCGAAGCCGTTCATGAAACCGGCCCTAAAATATGGCAAGCTAAAATTGAAGAGCGAGTTGTAGAAGTCAAGTAA